A genomic region of Catalinimonas niigatensis contains the following coding sequences:
- the rplT gene encoding 50S ribosomal protein L20 yields the protein MPRSVNHVASRARRKKVLKQAKGYWGRRSNVWTVAKNAVDKAGVYAYRDRKAKKREIRQLWIQRINAGVRAYGLSYSQFMGALKTQGLDLNRKVLADLAMNEPEAFKAIVDKVK from the coding sequence ATGCCAAGATCAGTCAATCATGTCGCTTCAAGAGCGAGAAGAAAAAAAGTCCTAAAGCAGGCCAAAGGCTATTGGGGACGCAGAAGTAATGTTTGGACAGTAGCTAAAAATGCAGTAGATAAAGCAGGAGTTTATGCTTATCGTGACCGTAAAGCTAAGAAAAGAGAGATACGTCAACTGTGGATTCAAAGAATTAACGCTGGTGTAAGAGCGTATGGATTATCTTATTCTCAGTTTATGGGAGCTCTTAAAACACAAGGTCTTGACCTGAACCGTAAAGTGTTGGCAGATTTAGCCATGAATGAACCCGAGGCTTTTAAGGCCATTGTAGATAAAGTAAAATAA
- a CDS encoding 1-deoxy-D-xylulose-5-phosphate reductoisomerase, with the protein MRKEAEEKRHIAILGSTGSIGTQALEVIQAHDDKFVVEVLTAHSNADLLIQQSIQFQPNAVVIVDEGKYIYVRDALEKFPIKVYAGEKALAQVVEMDSIDLVLTATVGYAGLLPTINAIEAGKQIALANKETLVVAGELITSLAAKKGVSIYPVDSEHSAIFQCLVGEFHNPIEKIILTASGGPFRGKKTDFLRNVTKLQALKHPNWDMGAKVTIDSASLMNKGLEVIEAKWLFGLKPEQIEVVVHPQSIIHSLVQFEDSSIKAQLGLPDMRVPIQFALSYPERLPNDFPRFNFLDYPSLTFEQADTKTFQNLALAFEAMHKKGNMACILNAANEIAVAEFLNDNIGFLDMSDMVAHCMAQVPYIAQPKYEDYVETDKLTRIRATELIK; encoded by the coding sequence ATGAGGAAGGAAGCTGAGGAAAAGCGGCATATAGCCATACTTGGGTCAACCGGCTCTATTGGCACACAAGCTCTGGAAGTAATACAAGCTCATGATGATAAGTTTGTAGTTGAAGTGCTTACTGCTCACAGTAATGCTGATCTGCTAATCCAGCAAAGTATTCAATTTCAACCTAATGCTGTGGTAATCGTAGATGAGGGAAAGTACATTTATGTACGCGATGCACTGGAGAAATTTCCGATCAAAGTTTATGCAGGAGAAAAAGCTTTAGCTCAGGTAGTAGAAATGGATAGCATAGATCTGGTGCTTACTGCCACAGTGGGCTATGCAGGGCTTTTACCTACCATTAATGCCATTGAAGCCGGTAAACAAATCGCACTTGCCAATAAAGAGACGCTGGTAGTGGCTGGGGAATTAATAACCTCCTTGGCTGCCAAAAAAGGAGTTTCAATTTACCCGGTAGATTCAGAGCATTCGGCCATATTCCAATGCTTGGTTGGGGAATTTCATAATCCAATTGAAAAAATTATCCTTACCGCTTCTGGAGGCCCATTTCGTGGAAAAAAAACAGATTTCTTAAGAAATGTTACTAAACTTCAGGCACTTAAGCATCCGAATTGGGATATGGGGGCCAAAGTTACCATTGATTCTGCTTCTCTGATGAATAAAGGACTGGAAGTAATAGAAGCCAAATGGTTATTCGGACTCAAACCAGAGCAGATTGAAGTGGTAGTACATCCTCAGTCCATCATACATTCATTGGTACAATTTGAGGATTCATCCATCAAAGCCCAGTTGGGGCTTCCTGATATGCGGGTGCCTATACAGTTTGCTTTAAGCTATCCGGAACGATTACCCAATGATTTTCCTCGTTTCAACTTCCTGGATTATCCTTCGTTAACCTTTGAGCAAGCTGATACCAAAACTTTCCAAAATCTGGCACTTGCTTTTGAAGCGATGCATAAAAAAGGAAACATGGCCTGTATATTGAATGCAGCTAACGAAATTGCTGTGGCTGAATTTTTAAATGATAATATTGGTTTTCTAGACATGTCTGATATGGTTGCTCATTGTATGGCGCAAGTTCCTTATATTGCGCAGCCCAAATATGAAGATTACGTAGAAACAGATAAGTTAACAAGAATAAGAGCAACAGAATTAATCAAATAA
- a CDS encoding GH3 auxin-responsive promoter family protein yields the protein MGIRSILSKPLAAYVAKKQQAWSMQPEKSQEKMLLYLIEHGKHTQFGKDHHFKDIRTYEDFKEAVPIRDYEALAPYIQKILKGELDVLWKGKPAYFAKTSGTTSGTKYIPITKESIPNHINSARDALLSYVHETGQSKFLDGKLIFLSGSPVLDQKAGIATGRLSGLVNHHVPGYLRTNQLPSYTTNCIEDWEDKLDKIVDETITQDMTLISGIPPWVQMYFEWIMERTGKRVGEVFPNFSVFVYGGVNFAPYRKKIFESIGRPVDSIETYPASEGFIAYQDSQATEGLLLLLNSGIFFEFIPADEFHNDNPTRLSIHQVEIGVNYALIINSNAGLWGYSIGDTVKFVSKYPHRLLVTGRIKHFISAFGEHVIGEEVEKAMRLTCEKYPETEIVEFTVAPQVNPESGLPLHEWFVEFSQTPHDLEGFEKEVNLHLQNLNSYYDDLISGNILRNLKIIPLQNNAFRDYMKSQGKLGGQNKVPRLANDRKIADLLIDFAIK from the coding sequence ATGGGAATAAGATCAATATTGAGTAAGCCGCTAGCGGCATATGTTGCCAAAAAGCAACAGGCATGGAGTATGCAGCCAGAAAAGTCACAGGAAAAAATGCTGCTTTATCTGATTGAGCATGGCAAACATACGCAGTTTGGAAAGGACCATCATTTTAAAGACATACGGACCTATGAAGATTTTAAAGAGGCTGTTCCTATCAGAGATTATGAAGCATTAGCTCCGTACATTCAAAAAATTCTGAAAGGAGAGCTTGATGTACTTTGGAAGGGAAAACCTGCTTACTTTGCCAAAACCTCCGGGACTACTTCCGGTACTAAATACATTCCTATTACCAAAGAATCTATTCCCAACCACATCAATTCAGCAAGAGATGCCTTGCTAAGCTATGTTCACGAAACAGGACAATCAAAATTTTTAGATGGAAAGCTGATATTTTTATCGGGAAGCCCCGTGTTGGATCAAAAAGCAGGAATAGCTACCGGACGTTTGTCCGGTTTGGTCAACCATCATGTGCCAGGTTATTTAAGAACTAATCAATTGCCTTCTTATACCACCAATTGTATAGAAGACTGGGAAGACAAGTTGGATAAGATAGTAGATGAAACCATCACGCAGGACATGACGCTGATCTCTGGCATCCCACCCTGGGTGCAGATGTATTTTGAGTGGATTATGGAACGAACTGGAAAAAGAGTAGGAGAGGTCTTTCCAAACTTTTCTGTATTTGTATACGGAGGCGTAAATTTTGCACCTTATCGCAAAAAAATATTTGAATCCATCGGTAGACCGGTAGATTCCATAGAAACCTATCCTGCTTCAGAAGGTTTTATTGCCTATCAGGATTCTCAGGCAACGGAAGGATTACTACTGCTGCTAAATAGCGGCATCTTTTTTGAATTTATACCTGCTGATGAGTTCCACAATGATAACCCTACCCGCCTTAGTATCCATCAAGTAGAAATTGGCGTTAACTATGCTTTAATCATTAACAGCAATGCTGGTTTGTGGGGATATTCAATTGGAGATACAGTAAAATTCGTTTCCAAATATCCACACCGTTTACTGGTGACGGGTAGAATCAAACATTTTATTTCTGCATTTGGTGAGCATGTGATTGGTGAAGAAGTGGAAAAAGCCATGCGTTTGACTTGTGAAAAATATCCTGAAACAGAAATAGTAGAATTTACTGTAGCACCCCAGGTAAATCCTGAAAGTGGCTTACCCCTACACGAGTGGTTTGTAGAATTTTCTCAAACTCCTCATGATTTGGAAGGCTTTGAAAAAGAAGTAAATTTACATTTACAAAATTTGAATTCTTACTATGATGACCTGATTTCCGGCAACATTTTGAGAAATTTGAAAATTATACCTTTGCAGAATAATGCCTTCAGAGATTATATGAAAAGCCAGGGAAAATTAGGAGGACAAAATAAGGTACCCCGACTGGCTAATGACCGTAAGATTGCTGATTTACTTATAGATTTTGCGATTAAATAA
- the thrS gene encoding threonine--tRNA ligase yields the protein MSKEIKITLPDGSERNYAQGISGLEIAQSISEGLARNVLAAKVNGEVWDATRPIEGNAKVQLLTWNDTEGKSTFWHSSAHLMAEALEALYPGIKLGIGPSIEHGYYYDVDFGDMEFSSDALEKIEQKMLELAREKSEYQRIPMEKASAVSYYKEKGDEYKLDLLERLQDGTITFYKQGNFTDLCRGPHIPNTGFIKAVKLLNVAGAYWRGDEKNKQLTRIYGITFPKQKELKEYLELLEEAKKRDHRKLGKELELFTFSEKVGAGLPLWLPKGVLLRERLENFLKKAQRKAGYEQVITPHIGQKQLYVTSGHYEKYGKDSFQPIHTPHEDEEFLLKPMNCPHHCEIYKSKPHSYKELPIRYAEFGTVYRYEQSGELHGLTRVRGFTQDDAHIFCRPDQVKDEFKKVIELVIYVFDSLGFENFTAQISLRDQEDHSKYIGSDENWQISEQAIIEAAEEKGLKTVTEYGEAAFYGPKLDFMVKDALGRQWQLGTIQVDYTLPERFELTYIGADNQKHRPVMIHRAPFGSMERFVAILLEHTGGNLPLWLAPEQVAILPISEKYAEYADQVLQKMAEYDIRGSIDHRDEKIGRKIRDAEVNKIPYMLIVGEKEQEEQAVSARKHGEGDLGSFAFDDFIAYFQQQVQRN from the coding sequence ATGAGTAAAGAAATCAAGATTACACTACCTGACGGATCAGAGAGAAATTATGCACAAGGGATTAGCGGATTGGAAATTGCCCAGAGTATTAGTGAAGGGCTGGCGCGCAATGTGCTGGCTGCCAAAGTAAATGGAGAAGTGTGGGATGCCACTCGTCCCATTGAAGGGAATGCAAAAGTACAGTTGCTCACCTGGAATGATACCGAAGGTAAATCTACGTTCTGGCATTCTTCAGCCCACCTTATGGCAGAAGCTCTTGAAGCGCTTTATCCCGGAATCAAATTAGGCATTGGTCCCTCCATAGAGCATGGTTACTATTATGATGTGGATTTTGGTGATATGGAGTTCAGCTCAGACGCCCTTGAAAAAATAGAGCAGAAAATGCTGGAACTGGCTCGGGAGAAGAGTGAATATCAGCGCATTCCTATGGAAAAGGCTTCGGCGGTGAGTTATTACAAAGAAAAAGGCGACGAATACAAGCTGGATTTGCTGGAAAGATTACAAGACGGAACCATCACTTTCTATAAGCAGGGAAATTTTACTGACCTTTGCCGTGGGCCTCATATACCCAATACCGGATTTATCAAAGCTGTTAAACTGCTGAATGTTGCCGGAGCTTATTGGAGAGGAGATGAAAAGAATAAGCAGTTGACTCGTATTTACGGCATCACTTTTCCCAAGCAAAAAGAACTGAAAGAGTATCTGGAGCTGCTGGAAGAAGCCAAAAAAAGAGACCACCGTAAGCTGGGCAAAGAACTGGAACTGTTTACTTTCTCTGAGAAAGTAGGAGCGGGTTTACCTTTATGGTTGCCCAAAGGCGTACTATTGCGCGAGCGTCTGGAAAATTTTCTGAAAAAAGCCCAGCGTAAAGCAGGCTATGAGCAGGTGATTACGCCGCACATAGGACAGAAGCAACTCTACGTTACTTCCGGTCATTATGAAAAGTATGGTAAAGATTCTTTTCAGCCTATACATACTCCCCACGAGGATGAAGAGTTCTTGCTCAAGCCGATGAACTGTCCTCACCATTGTGAAATCTACAAGAGCAAGCCGCATTCGTATAAAGAGTTACCCATACGCTATGCTGAGTTTGGTACTGTGTATCGTTACGAGCAAAGTGGTGAATTACATGGTTTGACACGTGTAAGAGGTTTTACCCAGGATGACGCACATATTTTCTGTCGTCCGGATCAGGTAAAGGATGAGTTCAAAAAGGTGATAGAACTAGTAATATATGTATTTGATTCGTTAGGATTTGAAAATTTTACCGCTCAGATCTCACTTCGTGATCAGGAAGACCATTCCAAGTATATAGGAAGTGACGAAAACTGGCAGATTTCAGAGCAGGCAATTATTGAAGCAGCAGAAGAAAAAGGTTTAAAAACAGTGACAGAATACGGTGAAGCGGCTTTTTATGGTCCAAAGCTGGATTTTATGGTAAAAGATGCGTTAGGAAGGCAATGGCAATTGGGTACAATACAGGTGGATTACACCTTGCCCGAGCGCTTTGAACTGACTTACATAGGTGCCGATAATCAAAAACATCGTCCTGTGATGATTCATCGTGCCCCATTTGGATCTATGGAACGTTTTGTAGCGATTTTGCTGGAGCATACTGGTGGTAATCTTCCATTATGGCTGGCTCCAGAACAAGTTGCTATACTGCCTATATCTGAAAAATATGCTGAATATGCAGATCAGGTACTTCAAAAGATGGCTGAGTACGATATAAGAGGCTCAATTGATCACAGAGATGAGAAAATCGGTAGAAAAATACGAGATGCTGAAGTAAATAAAATACCTTACATGCTGATTGTTGGAGAGAAAGAACAGGAAGAACAGGCGGTTTCAGCTCGAAAACATGGTGAGGGAGATCTGGGTAGTTTTGCTTTTGATGATTTTATAGCGTACTTCCAACAGCAGGTTCAAAGAAATTAA
- a CDS encoding cation:proton antiporter domain-containing protein, translated as MTEFNAYIAVIATSLIIILSYLFNVIAKKTNIPSVLLLIILGIGLKWASEYFGIGTGNYLINLLEILGIVGLTMIVLEAALDLELTKDKWPIIWKSFSVAIISLVLSSVATAYVLQHFYIEDFFSAYVYAIPLSIMSSAIVLPSVGGLDEHKKEFMVYEATFSDILGIMLFYFILGNVDTTDTHLIVWDVVSNILITITLSIIISYGLVLIFQKLNTQVKLFLLISVLLLLYSIGKLFHLSSLIIILIFGLVLNNHQLFFFGPLKKLLHNPSVNGILHNFRLVTMESAFVVRTFFFVIFGMTITLATLFNVEVAIVSLIVLGILYGLRFALLKLFLRKEILPQLFIAPRGLITILLFFSIPQELQVTTFNTGVLLFIILITSIAMTLALVLSGKKIEPYEDFASNYWQEVDKEIDRIEPSDKNQSEKEAEKKKREII; from the coding sequence ATGACAGAGTTTAACGCCTATATCGCAGTCATTGCAACATCGCTTATCATTATTTTATCTTATCTCTTTAATGTTATTGCCAAAAAAACCAATATTCCCAGCGTACTGCTGCTCATTATTCTGGGTATTGGCCTTAAGTGGGCTTCAGAATATTTTGGGATTGGTACAGGAAACTACCTGATAAACCTCTTGGAAATTTTGGGTATAGTAGGGCTTACCATGATTGTATTGGAGGCTGCTCTTGACCTGGAACTTACCAAAGATAAGTGGCCAATCATCTGGAAATCATTTTCCGTTGCCATCATATCTTTGGTGCTAAGTAGTGTAGCTACTGCCTATGTCCTCCAGCACTTTTATATTGAGGATTTCTTTAGCGCTTACGTATATGCCATCCCCCTCTCTATCATGAGTAGTGCCATCGTACTACCCAGTGTGGGGGGACTGGATGAGCATAAAAAAGAATTCATGGTCTATGAAGCCACTTTTTCTGACATTCTTGGCATCATGCTTTTTTACTTTATCTTGGGCAATGTTGACACTACTGATACACATCTGATCGTTTGGGATGTGGTGAGTAACATATTAATTACCATCACTCTCTCGATAATCATCAGTTATGGTCTGGTACTGATCTTCCAAAAACTGAATACTCAGGTCAAGCTGTTTCTGCTCATCTCGGTACTTCTGCTACTGTATTCTATCGGAAAGTTATTTCATCTTTCTTCGCTGATCATCATTCTGATCTTTGGATTGGTATTGAATAACCACCAACTGTTCTTTTTTGGACCGTTAAAAAAACTACTTCACAATCCATCGGTAAATGGGATTTTGCACAATTTCCGATTGGTGACCATGGAGTCTGCTTTTGTGGTACGCACTTTTTTCTTTGTCATTTTCGGTATGACCATCACGTTGGCTACTCTTTTTAATGTTGAAGTGGCTATTGTCAGCCTGATCGTTTTGGGAATCCTTTACGGACTGCGCTTTGCTTTGCTTAAACTTTTTCTTAGAAAGGAAATCCTACCCCAGTTATTCATTGCACCCCGTGGGCTTATTACCATTCTGTTGTTTTTCTCCATCCCTCAAGAACTTCAGGTCACTACCTTTAATACGGGCGTTTTGTTGTTTATCATTCTCATTACCAGTATTGCGATGACCCTGGCCCTGGTATTGAGCGGTAAGAAGATTGAACCTTATGAAGATTTTGCCAGTAATTACTGGCAGGAAGTGGATAAAGAAATTGACCGCATTGAGCCCTCAGACAAAAACCAAAGCGAAAAAGAAGCTGAAAAAAAGAAAAGGGAAATCATATAG
- a CDS encoding tetratricopeptide repeat protein, with the protein MISFLQQLSIKQVLFTFIIGSLVSCAQQEQHQIPELPDFDPSYYDYSLTVVDELISEDPDNAEAHYRKAELLLEQNKTNNALASIRRALELDEEDPVYHLTSAKAHLQKGQNREAFKEAKESLQLGGASVELYEILAEASLNSNYYTDALLYSDSALSRAPKNPYNYLMKGKALAAVKDTTTAEAQLLKGLALGGRATDSYEVLVDMYMNTENYQKARMYMDKNLAQQKQKASDRMLFQQAQILRRVGDTDSAAAILYKIKDNGEVDQFSVHKELMNMYYSKNRYDSAQLYAQQMLTYRPGDKEALITEARVYDKRSSYQQAINKYEEILAKDSLQQEAIHKIAAEELDYLRRKVAYLWQRKQEQEFDKMKKGLAPLKPITPEEQ; encoded by the coding sequence ATGATCTCTTTTCTTCAGCAATTATCTATAAAGCAAGTGCTTTTTACTTTTATCATCGGCTCATTGGTATCATGTGCGCAGCAAGAGCAGCATCAGATTCCGGAGCTTCCTGACTTTGATCCTTCCTACTACGATTACAGCTTAACAGTAGTTGATGAATTAATTAGTGAAGATCCAGATAATGCCGAAGCGCATTATCGCAAAGCCGAACTTTTACTGGAGCAGAATAAAACGAACAATGCGCTGGCCAGTATACGTAGAGCATTGGAACTGGACGAAGAAGACCCGGTGTACCATCTGACAAGTGCTAAGGCACATTTGCAAAAAGGCCAGAATCGTGAGGCATTTAAAGAGGCTAAAGAGTCTTTGCAACTTGGGGGAGCGTCTGTAGAACTCTATGAAATTCTGGCAGAAGCCAGTCTGAATAGTAATTATTATACAGATGCATTGCTTTATAGTGACAGTGCCTTGTCTCGTGCACCAAAAAACCCCTATAATTATTTGATGAAAGGAAAGGCACTTGCTGCTGTAAAAGATACTACTACTGCTGAAGCCCAACTGCTGAAAGGGTTGGCGTTGGGGGGGCGTGCTACTGATAGTTATGAAGTGCTGGTAGATATGTACATGAATACCGAAAACTACCAGAAAGCGCGTATGTATATGGATAAAAACCTTGCACAGCAGAAGCAAAAAGCTAGTGACCGAATGTTGTTTCAGCAAGCGCAAATTCTTAGGAGAGTGGGTGATACGGACAGTGCGGCAGCCATTTTGTATAAGATTAAAGACAATGGTGAAGTAGATCAGTTTTCTGTTCATAAAGAACTGATGAATATGTACTATAGCAAAAATCGTTATGATTCTGCTCAGCTCTATGCACAGCAGATGCTAACTTATCGTCCTGGTGATAAAGAAGCACTAATCACCGAAGCCAGGGTTTATGATAAAAGGAGTAGTTATCAGCAGGCTATCAATAAGTATGAGGAGATATTGGCAAAAGATTCCTTACAGCAGGAAGCAATACATAAAATAGCTGCCGAGGAACTAGACTATCTCCGGAGAAAAGTTGCATATTTGTGGCAAAGAAAGCAAGAACAGGAGTTTGATAAAATGAAAAAAGGATTGGCTCCATTAAAGCCAATCACTCCTGAAGAACAATAG
- a CDS encoding isoaspartyl peptidase/L-asparaginase family protein has product MTQRRSFLKKISAATFVGNLATFRPLFGNPVIIKPRKPVVVSTWRHGLAANDAAWRILSKGGRALDAVEAGVKVTEAEDNMSVGYGGLPDREGRVTLDACIMDENGECGAVACLEEIMHPISVARMVMEKTPHVMLVGEGAQQFALDQGFKKENLLTEKAEKAWKEWLKESEYKPIINIENHDTIGMLALDEDGNLSGACTTSGLAYKMHGRVGDSPIIGAGLFVDNEVGAATATGMGEAVIKVCGAHLIVELMRQGYSPQEACEVAIKRISKQKNAKDIQIGFLALGKNGEVGSYALHKGFDYAMYAEDKNGMTDVGSFFR; this is encoded by the coding sequence ATGACGCAAAGAAGATCGTTTTTAAAGAAAATCTCTGCTGCCACATTTGTAGGCAACCTGGCTACTTTCAGGCCTCTGTTTGGTAACCCAGTTATCATCAAGCCCAGAAAGCCTGTAGTCGTCTCTACCTGGCGTCACGGTTTGGCCGCTAATGATGCAGCCTGGAGGATTCTCTCCAAGGGTGGCAGGGCCCTGGATGCTGTGGAAGCCGGAGTGAAAGTGACCGAAGCAGAAGATAATATGAGTGTGGGTTATGGCGGATTGCCAGATCGTGAAGGTAGAGTAACCCTGGACGCCTGTATTATGGACGAAAATGGTGAATGTGGTGCAGTGGCATGTCTGGAAGAGATTATGCATCCGATTTCGGTGGCGCGTATGGTGATGGAAAAGACGCCCCATGTGATGCTGGTAGGCGAAGGAGCTCAGCAATTTGCACTAGATCAGGGGTTTAAAAAAGAAAACCTGCTTACTGAGAAAGCAGAAAAAGCCTGGAAAGAATGGCTAAAAGAATCTGAATATAAACCGATTATCAATATAGAGAACCACGATACCATCGGTATGCTGGCCCTGGATGAGGATGGAAATCTTTCAGGAGCCTGTACCACCAGCGGCCTGGCTTACAAAATGCATGGAAGGGTAGGAGATTCTCCCATCATCGGTGCGGGCTTGTTCGTAGACAATGAAGTAGGAGCGGCAACTGCTACAGGAATGGGTGAGGCTGTGATTAAAGTATGCGGTGCCCACCTGATTGTAGAACTGATGCGGCAAGGCTATTCTCCTCAGGAAGCCTGTGAAGTAGCCATCAAAAGAATTTCCAAGCAAAAAAATGCCAAAGATATACAGATAGGTTTCCTGGCGCTCGGTAAAAATGGTGAAGTAGGATCTTATGCTTTGCACAAAGGCTTTGATTATGCCATGTATGCTGAAGATAAAAACGGCATGACAGATGTAGGCAGCTTTTTCCGTTAA
- the infC gene encoding translation initiation factor IF-3, whose amino-acid sequence MSKFKKKGFVRRTEEPYRINEKIRTQFVRIVGENADNEIHDIDEARRLAREQNLDLVEISPKADPPVCKIIDYSKFKYEQKKKQKEIKQKSQKTVVKEIRFGPNTDDHDFQFKLNHAKGFLKEGAKVKAYVHFVGRTIVFKERGEMLLLKFAQELEELGKVEELPKLVGKRMTVMLAPKAQSQKAKS is encoded by the coding sequence ATTAGCAAATTTAAGAAAAAAGGATTCGTCAGAAGGACCGAAGAGCCCTATAGAATTAACGAAAAAATTAGGACACAGTTTGTCCGGATTGTTGGTGAAAACGCTGATAATGAGATCCATGATATTGATGAGGCCAGAAGATTGGCTCGTGAGCAAAATCTAGATCTTGTAGAAATTTCACCAAAAGCAGACCCACCCGTTTGCAAGATCATTGACTATTCTAAGTTCAAATATGAACAGAAGAAGAAGCAAAAAGAGATCAAGCAAAAGTCACAGAAAACAGTGGTTAAAGAAATCCGCTTTGGACCCAATACCGACGATCATGATTTTCAGTTTAAGCTTAATCATGCGAAAGGTTTTCTTAAAGAAGGGGCAAAAGTTAAAGCCTACGTACATTTTGTAGGCCGTACGATTGTTTTTAAAGAGAGAGGCGAGATGTTGCTCCTTAAGTTTGCCCAGGAATTGGAAGAACTGGGTAAGGTAGAAGAACTGCCTAAGCTTGTAGGTAAGCGCATGACAGTAATGCTTGCTCCTAAAGCCCAGAGTCAGAAAGCTAAAAGCTAA
- the rpmI gene encoding 50S ribosomal protein L35, whose amino-acid sequence MPKVKTKSGAKKRFKLTGTGKIKRKHAFKSHILTKKSTKRKRNLTHIALVHKTDVSRVKDMLHI is encoded by the coding sequence ATGCCGAAAGTGAAAACCAAGTCAGGTGCCAAGAAGAGATTCAAACTGACTGGAACCGGAAAAATCAAACGCAAGCATGCTTTTAAGAGTCACATTCTGACAAAAAAGTCTACGAAGCGTAAGCGTAATTTGACGCATATCGCTCTTGTACACAAAACAGATGTATCTCGTGTAAAAGATATGCTTCACATTTAA
- the rseP gene encoding RIP metalloprotease RseP yields the protein MEGLVMAAQLLLGLSILVGLHELGHLVAAKMFGMRVEQYYIGFPPKVFGFRFGETEYNLGAIPLGGFVKISGMIDESLDTEKLSEEPKEWEFRAKPAWQRLIVMMGGIIINVVTGIIIFIILTYQFGDTYLPKEEVVKYGIVAHDLGKEIGLETGDKITQVNGHDYQSFSDLVDAEVFLGDSSYYTVERNGQTLEVPIPRGFLDKLSDKESISNFIDPRFPYEVLDVVKGSNAEKAGLQAGDKIVSVNGQSVTYFDELQYFLKENSGKEVTLKVVRKPENDAEPIINEAETLTAEVEEDGTLGFHTKQLVDLGFTDYTFAQAIPKGTEEAFNIVWVSIRGIGKIFSGEVSASKSISGPIGIAQIFGGTWDWVRFWRMTGLLSMVLAFTNFLPIPALDGGHVAFLTYEIVSGRKPSDKFLEGAQKVGMVILLSLMTFAIFNDIFKLFF from the coding sequence ATGGAAGGATTAGTAATGGCCGCCCAATTGCTTTTGGGCCTGTCTATATTGGTGGGATTGCATGAACTAGGCCATTTGGTCGCTGCCAAAATGTTTGGTATGCGTGTTGAGCAATACTATATTGGTTTTCCCCCCAAAGTTTTTGGATTTAGATTTGGTGAAACCGAGTATAATTTGGGTGCTATCCCATTGGGAGGTTTTGTAAAGATATCTGGTATGATTGATGAATCATTGGATACAGAAAAGCTGAGTGAAGAACCTAAAGAATGGGAATTCAGAGCGAAGCCAGCCTGGCAAAGACTTATAGTAATGATGGGAGGGATTATCATTAATGTAGTTACAGGGATTATCATATTTATTATTCTTACCTATCAGTTTGGAGATACTTATCTGCCGAAGGAAGAAGTGGTAAAATATGGCATTGTAGCTCATGATTTGGGTAAGGAAATAGGGCTAGAGACAGGAGATAAGATTACTCAGGTAAACGGTCACGATTACCAAAGCTTTTCCGATCTCGTTGACGCGGAAGTCTTTTTAGGCGACAGTAGTTATTACACAGTCGAAAGAAATGGTCAAACATTAGAAGTCCCAATTCCTCGGGGTTTTCTGGATAAACTTTCAGACAAAGAATCAATTTCCAACTTTATTGACCCAAGGTTTCCTTATGAAGTTTTGGATGTAGTCAAAGGAAGTAATGCCGAGAAAGCCGGATTACAGGCGGGAGATAAAATAGTAAGTGTTAATGGTCAATCTGTAACTTACTTTGACGAGCTTCAGTATTTTCTCAAGGAGAATTCTGGTAAAGAAGTTACTTTAAAAGTGGTTAGGAAGCCTGAAAATGATGCCGAACCGATCATCAATGAGGCTGAAACTCTTACCGCAGAGGTAGAGGAAGATGGTACATTAGGATTTCATACTAAACAATTAGTTGATTTAGGGTTTACAGATTATACTTTTGCACAGGCTATCCCAAAAGGTACTGAAGAAGCTTTTAATATAGTATGGGTATCCATCAGAGGGATTGGCAAAATCTTCAGCGGTGAAGTATCTGCTTCCAAGTCAATAAGTGGGCCTATTGGAATTGCCCAAATTTTTGGAGGTACCTGGGATTGGGTTCGTTTCTGGCGCATGACGGGTTTGTTATCCATGGTGCTTGCATTTACTAACTTTCTGCCAATACCTGCTTTAGATGGTGGACATGTAGCCTTTCTAACTTATGAGATAGTATCAGGTCGTAAACCATCTGATAAATTCCTGGAAGGTGCTCAAAAAGTAGGAATGGTAATCTTACTATCCTTAATGACATTTGCCATTTTTAATGATATTTTCAAGTTATTTTTCTAA